The sequence ATCAGGCATCTGGTACTGCCCAATCAAGTCTCTTTTACTGAGAAGATAATGAAATTTGTTGCCGAGGAATTATCAGAAGATACCTATATAAGTTTGATGAGCCAGTATCTGCCATATCATAAAGCATCTGGTTATTCTAAAATTAATCGCCGCCTAAAATCTTCTGAGTATGAAGAAGCTAAACAGATACTAGAAAGTTACCATTTACTCAACGGTTGGATTCAGGAATCATATGGCCAAGAAAGATTTGCTGGAGTCAATATAAAGCCCGCTCAATGAGCCTTCAATAAATATGCCAGAAAAATCTGGATTTAATAAAATTTTAAATTTCTTATTTTCAAAACTTTTTAAAATTAATGATACTGCTGGAAAAATAGCCTTAGGAGTTGGCCTTGGCGTGTTTAGCGGGCTTATGCCAGCAACTGGCCCGCTTGCCGCATTATTTCTGGCTTTTATTTTTAAGGCAAATCGGGCTGCGGCATTATTGGGT is a genomic window of Candidatus Omnitrophota bacterium containing:
- a CDS encoding DUF2062 domain-containing protein; the encoded protein is MPEKSGFNKILNFLFSKLFKINDTAGKIALGVGLGVFSGLMPATGPLAALFLAFIFKANRAAALLG